The DNA window CGGCCAGGTGCCGGCCGAAGCCCCGGTTGGCCCCGGTGACCAGGGCGGTGCTTCCAGCGATCTTCATGCGGTGCTCCTGAGGGTGGGAAGGGTGGGTCGTCAGGACGGCAGCAGGCCGGGCCCGGGCAGCAGGTCCACCTGGTCGGCGGGCACGTCGTGCCCGGCCGCGCAGCGCAGCGCCACGTGCACCGCCGCGCCGCAGTCGTGGTGGGCCAGCCGGACCGACGGCTCCTCGACGGCGTACGTGTCGCCCCACTCACGCAGGGCGGCGAGCACGGGCAGCAGGTCCCGCCCCTTGGCGGTGAGCACGTACTCGTCGCGGGTGCGCTGCCCGGGCTCCCGGTAGGGCCGCCGGTCGAGCAGCCCGTCGGCGACGAGCTGCTTCAGCCGGGCGGCGGCCACCGGCTCGCTGACGCCGACCCGGCGGGCGAACTCGTCGAAGCGCCGGGTGCCGAACGACGCCTCGCGCAGCAGGAGCAGCGTGGTGCGGTTGCCGACCACGTCGAGCGCGCCGGCGATCGAGCAGTTGGCGGTGGACCAGGAGTCCCGCCGCGCGAGGAAGTCCGTCATGGGGGCGACGCTACCCGGCTGACTTAGGAAAACAAAAGCCAGCTATCTCACGCCGGACCCGGGAATAGCCGCCCTCAGAGCTGGCCGGCGTAGAAGCCGTGCCGCGCGAGGGGCTCGACGATCTCCCGCTCCTCGTACGACAGGTGGGACAGCAGGGTGTCGGTGAGCAGGTCCACGGCCGCTTGGAGCTGGGTGAAGTCGCCCGGCTCGCGGATCAGGTCCACGAGCGCCCGGTCCACGCTCTCCACCACCCCGTGGATCACCACGTGCTCCTCCTCGAGGCGGTCCAGCACCGCCGCCAGCCCCGCGTCGGCGCGGCGCAGGTGCGGGAAGATGGAGTTGTCCTCCAGACCGTGGTGCTGGGTCACCACGGTGCAGTACGCCGCGCAGTAGGCGCCCAGCGTCCAGTTGTTCTGCCGCATGGTCATCTCGTTGAGCACGGCGCGGGCGGCGCCCGGGGCCACGGCGCCGCGTTTGACCTGTTCCAGCAGGTCGCGCACCTGCGCGAGCTCCTGGCGCAGGTGGTCGTGCACGTCCACCAGGTGCTGCCCGGCGGCCTGCCCGTGCGGCGTGTAGACGTGCCCGGCCGGTGCGGGCGGCGCGGCCGGCCGGGTGGCCTCGTCCCACAGCCGGCGCGCGCTCAGGCGTACCCCCGGGTCGGGGGTGGGGGTGACCGCGAGCGCGGTCGACCCGCCGGCCGCGACGGCGGCCTGCTGCTCCTCGACCGCGCGGGCGCGGCTGCCCGGCGTGGTGCGTTCGGCGGCGACCAGCTCGCGGACCGCGGGCGCCACCTCCTGGGCGAAGAGCTGCACGGCGCGCGGCTCGTCGCTGCCGAGGATGAACGTGGCGACGCCGTGGTCCAGGGCGAGCCCGGCCAGTTCCTCGACCCACTGCTCCGGCGGGCCGTCCAGGAAGCCGCCGGAGGACCGGGCGAAGGTGCCGGTGACGTTGAGCAGCCGGCGCACCGCGCCGGGCTCCCGCCCGGCCTCCGCGGCGGCCTCGTCGATCAGCGCGTTCAGCGCCGGCAGCTCCGCCGCCCCCTTCGGCAGGTACGCCAGCGACGGCAGCCAGCCGTCCGCCAGGCGGCCGACCAGCCGCAGCATCCGCGGCTTGTACGCGCCGACCC is part of the Micromonospora halotolerans genome and encodes:
- a CDS encoding LLM class flavin-dependent oxidoreductase, with amino-acid sequence MSDHGHELAFGGFLTPSAGRPEQVVARAKLCEQAGLDLVTFQDHPYQPGFLDTWTLMSFVAAATSRITLAGNVLNLPLRQPVVLARSVASLDLLTGGRVELGLGAGAFWEAIEAVGGRRLSPGAAVDALDEAIRVIREVWDTERRGMVRVEGEHYRVVGAKRGPAPAHPVRVWVGAYKPRMLRLVGRLADGWLPSLAYLPKGAAELPALNALIDEAAAEAGREPGAVRRLLNVTGTFARSSGGFLDGPPEQWVEELAGLALDHGVATFILGSDEPRAVQLFAQEVAPAVRELVAAERTTPGSRARAVEEQQAAVAAGGSTALAVTPTPDPGVRLSARRLWDEATRPAAPPAPAGHVYTPHGQAAGQHLVDVHDHLRQELAQVRDLLEQVKRGAVAPGAARAVLNEMTMRQNNWTLGAYCAAYCTVVTQHHGLEDNSIFPHLRRADAGLAAVLDRLEEEHVVIHGVVESVDRALVDLIREPGDFTQLQAAVDLLTDTLLSHLSYEEREIVEPLARHGFYAGQL
- a CDS encoding winged helix-turn-helix transcriptional regulator, with product MTDFLARRDSWSTANCSIAGALDVVGNRTTLLLLREASFGTRRFDEFARRVGVSEPVAAARLKQLVADGLLDRRPYREPGQRTRDEYVLTAKGRDLLPVLAALREWGDTYAVEEPSVRLAHHDCGAAVHVALRCAAGHDVPADQVDLLPGPGLLPS